A section of the Sphaerobacter thermophilus DSM 20745 genome encodes:
- a CDS encoding glycosyl hydrolase family 28-related protein: MDDDTRAAGRRALTLGARCRIMGFGTRRTVVVIACILGLIVTLLGPASDSHATARLAQSASVGNGIIDVKAQFAAAGDGITDDTVALQSAIDAATQANQVLMLPPGTYVTSGITITRPITIVGASPTLTTLRAVPGTKAVLTLGDGTVLPSGMEGFTIANIGIDGAGTAGYGIWIRQYGGIRARFEHLLIQNCLGDPGIGIGNEDHAYSMLMSDLTVKNNRIGLRLVRRVQESKIIGSQIYGNIEHQVVIGDGQTQVTKVSIVASQVEPTTNGASGAALLVNGVSNLYLSSVYSEAKTGATGPALEIAPGMTSYIVADGLHMVGNQVAPYAIRLPADNTNVNLTLVNPIMNGYLNNPPVENLSGPTKRVVWIGTQNQPAMMSVRGGLVVGENGGRLWGNYVGTVEYDPPALAPGATVTTTVAVPGAMKGDMALAGFSAIRDGVYLSAVVSSKDTITVLFENKSAQTIDLPSGTLKVSTWNYQ; the protein is encoded by the coding sequence ATGGACGACGACACTCGCGCAGCGGGGCGGCGCGCGCTCACGCTTGGCGCTCGTTGCCGCATCATGGGATTCGGCACCCGCCGGACCGTCGTGGTGATTGCGTGCATCCTGGGACTGATAGTGACGCTGTTGGGACCGGCGTCCGACTCGCATGCCACGGCTCGCCTGGCCCAATCGGCCAGCGTGGGCAACGGGATTATCGACGTGAAGGCGCAGTTCGCCGCCGCGGGCGACGGCATCACCGACGACACAGTCGCGCTGCAGAGCGCGATCGACGCTGCCACGCAGGCAAACCAGGTGCTGATGCTGCCACCTGGAACGTACGTGACCTCCGGTATCACCATCACGCGGCCGATCACGATCGTGGGTGCCTCGCCCACCCTGACCACGTTGCGAGCCGTCCCCGGTACCAAGGCGGTGCTCACCCTTGGTGACGGAACGGTGCTGCCAAGCGGTATGGAGGGCTTCACCATTGCCAACATCGGCATCGACGGGGCCGGGACGGCCGGCTACGGGATCTGGATCCGCCAGTACGGCGGCATCCGGGCGCGGTTCGAGCACCTGCTGATTCAGAACTGCCTCGGCGATCCGGGCATCGGTATCGGGAACGAGGATCATGCGTACTCGATGCTCATGTCCGACCTCACGGTGAAGAACAACCGAATCGGCCTGCGACTCGTGCGGCGTGTGCAGGAAAGCAAGATCATCGGCTCGCAGATCTATGGGAACATCGAGCACCAGGTCGTGATCGGCGATGGGCAGACGCAGGTAACCAAGGTGTCGATCGTCGCGAGCCAGGTCGAGCCGACGACCAACGGTGCCAGCGGCGCTGCCTTGCTCGTCAACGGGGTCAGCAACCTCTACCTGAGCAGCGTCTACTCCGAGGCCAAGACTGGCGCGACCGGCCCGGCCCTGGAGATCGCCCCGGGCATGACGAGCTACATCGTGGCCGATGGCCTGCACATGGTCGGCAATCAGGTCGCCCCCTACGCCATCCGCCTGCCCGCCGACAACACCAACGTGAACCTCACGCTGGTGAACCCGATCATGAACGGGTACCTGAACAATCCACCCGTCGAGAACCTGAGCGGACCGACCAAGCGCGTCGTCTGGATCGGTACACAAAACCAGCCAGCGATGATGTCGGTGCGTGGCGGGCTGGTCGTCGGAGAGAACGGCGGCCGGCTCTGGGGGAACTACGTCGGCACCGTGGAGTACGACCCGCCGGCGCTGGCGCCGGGAGCGACAGTCACGACGACCGTCGCTGTTCCCGGAGCGATGAAGGGTGACATGGCGCTGGCCGGCTTCTCGGCGATCCGCGACGGGGTCTACCTGAGCGCGGTGGTCAGCAGCAAGGACACCATCACGGTGCTTTTCGAGAACAAGAGCGCCCAGACAATCGACCTGCCGAGCGGCACGTTGAAGGTATCGACCTGGAACTACCAGTAA